The DNA segment CCTAAGAAGCATTGAAACCTTTGCAAAACCCATTTGCGGCGCATGTGTGCGCTGCACAGTGCCATGCCTTGAACCGCATCCGCATCTGAAGATTGTGCATGGTTTTGGCGTTATTTTTTCAGACGGCCTGAGACTTGGGCACACGATAAGCCAATCAATCCGTTTTTCATACAGGGCAGCAAGCCGCAGACGGTATGGGTAATACGGAACCGATTCTGTGCCGCTTCAGCCGCTTATACAATCGTTCTCTTTGAGCTAAGGCACAGCAACGCTTTATTTTATTAAGAGTTAAGTTGATTAACCATACCGAAGCCTTATTGAGCCGATACCGCCAAACACCACCGTCAGCACAGGTGGCAGCTTTTAGCATGTATCTCATTCAATATCACAATAAAAAATATTAATTATGTTTGATTTAATCCATATTATTATCATGGACAAAATAAATATTACCGCTTATCATTAATTCCAACCGATTATAATGAAACGGAATGAATTTTTACCCTTACACTTAATCAACACATTTTTGATACCAAGCAACAAAGCGATTCTGTTGCTGCTTTAACGGCTTGCAGAACCGTTTTCCTTTCCATAATCGTTCGGGTGTGCCGTCAGTTAACTTACGGCAAGTTCCAAAACAATATTGTCATGCTTTTCCGTAGCCCGGATCCGCGTTAAACCACCGTAATAACGGGCTATTGCTTAACCACAACCTATAACTTTAATTTAAGGAAATCATGATGGCGGGTTCGTATTCACTTTACCGTTGTGCCGTTTTATCTACTTCAACCGGCATGCTCGACAGCGTGCTCGACCGCAACAGCCCCATCGACATTCTCCGCTTGCGCGTGCACATGCACGGCCAAAGCCATGCCGACGGCTGTAATTTGAAATCGGAAGAATTTTTCGACTGGATGCGCGAACATCCCGACGAATTGCTGAGCACTTCGCCGCCTAGAGAAGACTGTTTGCGCAAAACCTTTCTTTATTTGAAAAAACAGGGCTACCGCGAAGCCATTGTTACCACCATCGCCAGCAAACTCAGCGAAAGTTTCAATGTTATCCGTTCGGTGGCCGAAGAAATGCACAACGATATTAAAGTGCATGTTGTCGATACCGGCACAACCTGTATGCCCGAAGGCTTTTTCGCGCTCGAAGCACACCGACTGCTCGCAGCAGGCAAAAGCAGCGCCGAAGTGCTCGATTATTTGGAACAGCTCAAACCGCGCTGCGAATTGATTTTCGGCGTGCAATCGCTCACCCAGCTTGCCCGCAGCGAAGGCCTGATGCGCATGGGCGCAGCATTTAACGATTGGTTGGGTTTGAAAACCATATTGCGTCTCAATTCAAAAGGCATTTCGCATTTGGCCAGCATACAAGACAACGAACAAATGATAGAACGCCTTATCGAAGCACTGATGGTGATCACAACCGATAAAAACCCCACCCATCTGGTCATATCCGGCGGTTATTGCGGCGACTACGGGCTTTATCAGCAATTTGCCGCCAAACTGCATCAAAAAACCGGCCTTCATTTGGAAAACGGCCTGCCGATTTCGCCGGCAATAGGCGTTTACGCAGGTTTGAATGCTATCGGCATCGGCATTGTAGAGCGTTTGCCCGAATAATCCATTATGTTGATTTCATAAAACAAAAACATGAAACTGCTTAACAATGCTTTCAGACGGCCTATGGTTTTTTGCCCGTTTGTTTTTAATGTTTCCTAATAAGAAACAAATAATCAACAAAATCTGTATTTATCTACCAATAGTGATTCATTACAATGCACTCATTCGATAAAGCCGACTAAGCAATCAGTCGGTATTTCATTCAAATTAACACATTAACTTGGAAAAGGAATTTACCATGAAAAAAACTGCTACCATTTTTGCCGCCATCGCTCTTTCAGCTGCTTCTTTAGCTTCTGCACGCGGTGTAGATCTGCCTGAATGGAACCACGCCAACGACTCAAACCGTCCTTTGGCCAACCTTCAAGAAGTTCATTACCCCGGCGTTAAACCGACCGCCAAAAAAGATGACCGTATTAAATTTACCGCAACCAACCACGTTGCCCCCGAAAGCGATGCCTACCAATCTTTAGGCCGTAACGAAAGCCGTTAATACGGGCATCTTACTCACTGTTTCTCCCAAACAAACAGGCCGTCTGAATACCTTTTCAGACGGCCTGTTTTAGATGGCACAAACAATATGTTGGATTACCACTGCGAATAAGGATGCTTGCTCAAATAAGCATTGGTAAATTTACCGTTCGACGTGATTTCCTCGCCCAACCAATCGGGTTTTTCAAACGGTACGCCTTCTCCCGGCAATTCCAGTTCCGCCACCACCAAAGGCGCGTTGTCGCCGAAATATTCGTCGATTTCAAACATAAAACCGCGGTATTCGATTTTATAGCGGTGTTTTTCCAGCTTAAACGGACACATTGTCTGCATCATCTGCTCGGCGTGCGTGATCGGAATTTCATATTCAAATTCGCTGCGCGTTGTGTCGGAAATATAGCCTTTTAAAGTCAGCCATGCTTTGCGGCCGATAATCCGCACGCGGATGGTGCATTCCTTATCCACACTCAAATAGCCCTGACGCATCATTTCCGGCTCGCCCGCTTCAGCGCGCCAGCTGTCGTCTTTCAAAAGAAAACGGCGTTCGATTTCGATAGTCATGATTCAGACGGCCTCAAAACGGTTTGAATACAACAAGATACAAAGCGGCAATCATAATCAGCACCGGAATTTCGTTAAACACGCGAAACCATTTGTGCGAATAGCGGTTGCGGTTATCCTCAAAATCCAGCAGCAAACGGTAGCAGTAAAAATGGTAACCCAGCAAAACCACGCCCAGCGTTACTTTCGTATGCACCCAGCCCATGCCCCACCAGCCGGTTACAAACGGAATCGCAAAGCCGGTTACCACCGCGCCCAAGCCCAACGGCGTCATAAACTTAAACAGCCGGCGCGCCATACCGAGCAAACGCAGATATTCGCCCCGGTTGCCTGTTTCCACCTGCGCCAGATTCACATAAATACGCGGCAGGTAAAAAAGCCCGGCAAACCACGAAATGATAAAAAACACATGCAGCAGTTTGAACCATAAATACATTTTCAGACGGCCTTTGGAAAATAACCGACATATTGTAGCCCCAAACACGCCCCGATAGTTAAGATTTGTAGGCCGGTCGGGCTTTTTTGCTAAAATACCGCCGCACTTTACACGAAAGGGAAAACAACATGATCAAACAATTCGAAATTCACGGCGGCGTCAAAAAAGAACTCCAAGCCTATCTTGATGCCCGCAATACCGATCTCAAAACCGCGATGGACAGCGAAGAACGCAACCGCGAAGTCGCCGCCATCATCCACAACGGCCTGCCCGCGATGGTAAGAAAAATCTATTCGCTCGAAAAAATGCAGAAGTTTTTTTGGGAGAAAAAAGACCTGATGGTAGAGTTTGTTGCCGCACGCTTGAATGCTGCCGACAAGAAACCGAAAGGCAGTAAAAATACCCATCAGAAGAAACGCTGATATGTCCTAGGGCGTGTCGTTAGAAGGCTTGTGAAGCGGATTTTTGAGGCAAAATCCGCAGATGCAAGGCAAAAAGCACAGCAAGATTGGACATCTTGCGCGCATTTTTAACGCCGCAGATGTGGATTTTGACCAAAAATGCCGCCGCAATGCTTTCTAACGACACGCCCTAAACCAAAGGCCGTCTGAAAGCGAGTTTTGCAAGCTTTCAGACGGCCTTTAAACATCTCTACTACTTTACTTATCCGCATAATCCCGCTTGCCGAAAATCGCACTGCCCACCCGCACATGCGTTGCACCGCAGGCAATCGCGGTTTCCATATCGGCCGACATGCCCATCGACAGCACATCTGCCTGCACACCGGCCGCATTCAAGTCGGCCAACAACTGCTCCATCCGGCCAAACTGACTGCGCAGGGCATCGGCATCGGCATCCGCTTCGGCCACACACATAAAACCGCGCACCTGCAAACGCGGCAGCTTCGCCGTTTCGCTGGCCAGCGCCACCGCTTCCTCCGGCGCCACACCGTGCTTGCCCGGCTCGCCTGCAATATTCACCTCGATACACACCTGCAAAGGCGGCATTTCAGACGGCCTCTGTTCGCTCAAACGGCGTGCGGTTTTTAAACGGCTTACCGTATGCACCCAATGCGCCCGCTCGGCAACAAAACGGGTTTTGTTCGATTGAACATCACCGATTACATGCCACACGATATCGGGCAAATCGGCCAATTCTTCCGTTTTACCATACCATTCCTGAATATAGTTTTCGCCGAAATCACGCGCACCCGCCGCATACGCTTCGCGGATATCGCCTGCCGGAAAGGTTTTGCTCACAGCCACCAGATTCACGCTGCCCGCCTTGCGGTGTGCCGCTGCTTCCGCACGGCCGATTGCCGCCAATACATCCCGATAATTCTGTTGCAGCCTTGTCATGATTTTTTCCATATTCCACGGTTTTTGTACCGTTAGCAAAAATAATTAAATTTTTACTTGGTTTAACAACTTTATCTATTTAAAATAAACGGCTGAATAACCTTGGCCGTCAACACACAGAATGCAAACGGCTCAGAAAATTTTAACTTAAAAAGCAAGGCCACATTATGCAAATTACCGACTTACTCGCGTTTGGTGTCAAAAACAAAGCATCCGACCTCCACCTCAGCTCAGACCTGCCGCCCATGATCCGCGTACACGGCGACGTGCGCCGCATCAACCTGCCCGAAATGGGCAGCGACGAGGTGGGCAATATGATTACCTCGGTGATGAACGATTACCAGCGCAAAGTCTATCAACAAAACATGGAAGTGGACTTTTCATTCGAGCTGCCCAATGTTGCGCGTTTCCGTGTAAACGCATTCATGACCAACCGCGGCCCGGCAGCCGTATTCCGTACCATTCCCAGCACCGTATTAACTTTGGAAGACTTAAAAGCCCCGCGTATTTTCCAAAAAATCGCCGACAATCCGCGCGGCCTCGTATTGGTTACCGGCCCCACCGGTTCGGGTAAATCCACCACGCTGGCGGCCATGATCAACTACATCAACGACACCCAACCCGCACACATCCTTACCATCGAAGACCCTATCGAGTTTGTGCACACCAGCAAAAAATCCCTCATCAACCAGCGCGAACTCCACCAACACACCCACAGCTTCGCCAACGCCCTCAAATCCGCCTTGCGTGAAGACCCCGACGTGATTCTGGTGGGTGAGATGCGCGACCCCGAAACCATCGGTCTTGCGCTTACCGCCGCCGAAACCGGCCACTTGGTATTCGGTACCCTGCACACCACCGGCGCCGCCAAAACGGTTGACCGTATCGTCGACGTATTCCCCGCGGGCGAAAAAGAGATGGTGCGCTCCATGCTTTCCGAATCGCTGCGTGCCGTGATTTCGCAAACGCTGCTGAAAACCCGCGACGGCAACGGCCGCGTAGCCGCACATGAAATTCTGGTTTCCACTCCCGCCGTGCGCAACCTGATCCGCGAAAACAAAATCGCCCAAATCAACTCCGCCCTGCAAACCGGTCAGGCACACGGTATGCAAACGCTCGACCAAGCCTTGCAAAATCTGGTGCGCCAGGGTGCGATCAGCCCGGAAACCGCACGCAGCAAAGCGCAAAGCTCCGATCTGATTTTATGATGAAACAAACACATAAGGGTAAAACACCATGAGCGAATCCAACCAACTGCACAACCTGCTGGCGGAAATGGTTCAGGCTTATTCAGAAAAAAACCAGCCGCCGCACATTCCCACGCCTGCCGAAATCGGCGCACATCTGCACCCCTTGCTCGACCGCATGTGTCAGGAAGCCGAACAACGCAGCGCGTCCGATATCTTTATCAGCGCAGGTTTTCCGCCCGCGCTGAAAGTAAACGGCGTGATGACCCCGATGCCCCACAAAGCATTAAACGGCAAAGACACCGCCGAAATCATCCAATCGACCATGAACGACGACCAACTCGAAGCGTTCAACCGCGAATTGGAACTGAACTATTCGGTGCAATCGCGCAGCAACACCCGATACCGTGTCAACGCCTATCACGAGCAAGGCCGCTGCGGCATGGTATTGCGCCGCATCAACCAACGCGTGCCGACGGTAGATGAGCTTTCTTTGCCGCAAAAACTCAAAGACTTGGCACTCACGCCCCGCGGCCTGCTCATTTTGGCCGGCCCCACCGGTTCGGGTAAATCCACTTCGATGGCGGCCATGATCGACCACCGCAACCAAAAAGTGCCCGGCCATATCGTTACCATCGAAGACCCCATCGAATATCTCTACCAGCCGCGCCGCTGTATCATCACCCAACGCGAAATCGGCATCGACACCGCAGATTGGAAACTGGCCGTGCAAAACGCCATGCGTCAGGCACCCGATGTAGTATGTATCGGTGAGGTGCGCAGCGAAGCCAGTATGGAACACGCCTTGCAACTGGCACAAACCGGCCACCTGTGCGTATTTACCCTGCACGCCAACAATGCCGCCCAAGCCATCGAACGGATTCTCAACTTCTACCCCGAAGACCGCCAAGCACAAGTGTTGATGGATCTGGCACTCAACCTGACCGCCATCATCGGCCAGCGTTTGGTGCTTAAAAAAGGCCGCCACCAACGTACCGCCGTCATCGACCTGCTGCTCAACACACCGGCTATGCAGGATTTGATTTTCAAGGGCGAATTGTTGGAAATCCGCGATCTGATGACGCGCTCAAGCGTAGAAGGCATGCAAACATTCGACCAAAACCTGTTCGACCTTTATCTCAAAGACCAGATCGAATACGACGAAGCCCTGCGCCAAGCCGATTCCGCCAACGATTTGCGTCTGCGTATCCAGCTGCACGAAGAAGGCGACAACCCCGAACGTTTATACGACAGAATCAGCGATTTGAACTTGATGTAAATCCACACCGGCATTTGTCGTAATCAATATGCCGGTTTCGGATGGAAAACAACCTTAGGGGCGGATAATATATCCGCCCCTTTTGACGCTTGGGCGGAAAGAATGTTGATACCGCAGCTTTCTGCCAACAGTGTGGTGGTAATGGAGAATGCGCCTTTCCACAAAGGTCATGTCGAAGTGTTGTTGAAAGAGAAAGGCCATAGCCTACTGTGGCTGCCGCCTTGCAACCCTGACTTGAATCCGATAGAGAAGAAGTGGGCTTGGATGAAGAGGCACCGGAGAAAGCACATAATAATGTCCGTCGATGAGTTATTTAGAAGCATTATTTAAGGGGCTGACGTAGATTAGCAGTCATGATAGGCTGCCAAAATGAAGATAACCCACTGTAAGTTAAAGAAGAGTCTGCAAAGAAAACTGCTTGAATATTTTGTATTGGAAGTAACCGCACGTTCTGCTGCCGATATCTTGGGTATTCAGCCCAATACGGCTATTCTCTTCTACCGTAAAATCCGTCTTGTTATCAGCCATCATTTGGCTTTGGAAGCAGATCAGGTTTTTGAGGGCACTATAGAATTGGATGAGAGCTATTTCGGCGGTAAGCGTAAAGGAAAGCGCGGTAGGGGAGCAGCAGGTAAAGTGGTGGTTTTCGGTATCCTTAAACGTGGAGGTAAGGTTTATACGGTTGTAGTGAATAATGCCCGAAAGGAAAGTTTATTTCCTGTTATTACAAGGAAAATTACACCTGATAGCGTAGTTTATACGGACTGCCTGAGCAGTTACGACGTGTTGGATGTCAGCGGTTTTCACCATCACAGGATTAATCACAGCAAAAAGTTTGCCGACCGACACAACCATATCAACGGCATTGAGAATTTTTGGAATCAGGCGAAACGTGTCTTGCGCAAATACAACGGAATTGACCGAAAATCTTTTCCTCTGTTCTTGAAAGAATGTGAGTTTCGTTTTAACTTCGGGACACCAAAGCAGCAGTTAAAAACTTTGCGGCTTTGGTGTGGTGTTTAGGGCTAATCTACTTCAGCCCCTTATTTAAATTAAGTTGATTGACTGTACTTAGGGCGCAGACTGCCTATCCATCTGCGCTTCACGTTCCAGCTCGTGAGCATACGCCTGCGCTTCTTCCTCGTTAAACGGTTTGAGTACGCCGCTGTCGTTACGCGGGTCGAGTTCCGCCATCACCGGGCCGGCCGAAGCAGGCATGTTAACGTGCATACTGCGTTTGTCTTCCGGTACCACAGCTTGTCGCGAGGCGAATACGGCCAGCAACGTAGCAAAAACAATGAAATAACCATAAAAACCGTAGCGTTCGGCCTGATCCATCACCACTCCCAAAATGATTGGGGCAAAGAGCGAACCCATGCCGTAGCTGAAGAGCAGACTGCGACTCACTTCCACCGTATTCATTTCATTAGGCAACTGGTCGTTGGCACGGGCTACGCTCAAAGCATAAAGAGTAAACAGCCCGATGCCGAAAAATACCGCCACAATATATTGAACCCAAATAGCATCTATGCCCGCCACCATCAGCAAAATACCGGCCGCTGCGCCCAAGGCTGAAACCGTCGAGCAAGTAAAAATAGCGGTGCGGCGGCCGTAGCGGTCGGAAAGGCGAGCAATCGGCAACTGCACGGCAAAGCCCGTGCCCATGGCAATCATCAGATAAAACGAAATCTGCCGCACGTCAAAACCCTGTTTGAGCAGAAATACCGAAGCCATAGTAAAAAAACCGTTCATCAACAAACCGGCAGTAAAGCTGCCCACAATTGCCAAGGGAGCAATGGCAAACAAACGCGGCAGGCTGATACGTTGGTGCGGAGGCAGTTCCGGTGCTTTCAATCGGGTCAGTGCCACCGGCAGCATCGCCGCCATCACCATAATCGCCGAGAGAAGAAAAATATCTTGGCTGGAAAGTTTGAAACTTAACAGGCCGATACCCACGGTAAAAGAAATGTAGTACACCACATTATAAAAGGCCAACACTTTGGCACGGCCGGCAGAGGTGCTGCGTTCGGCCAACCAACTTTCCACAATCATCAACAGGCTGTAATAGCAAAAGCCGAGCAACACCCGCAATGCACC comes from the Neisseria dumasiana genome and includes:
- a CDS encoding DegV family protein, which codes for MMAGSYSLYRCAVLSTSTGMLDSVLDRNSPIDILRLRVHMHGQSHADGCNLKSEEFFDWMREHPDELLSTSPPREDCLRKTFLYLKKQGYREAIVTTIASKLSESFNVIRSVAEEMHNDIKVHVVDTGTTCMPEGFFALEAHRLLAAGKSSAEVLDYLEQLKPRCELIFGVQSLTQLARSEGLMRMGAAFNDWLGLKTILRLNSKGISHLASIQDNEQMIERLIEALMVITTDKNPTHLVISGGYCGDYGLYQQFAAKLHQKTGLHLENGLPISPAIGVYAGLNAIGIGIVERLPE
- a CDS encoding CYTH domain-containing protein, whose amino-acid sequence is MTIEIERRFLLKDDSWRAEAGEPEMMRQGYLSVDKECTIRVRIIGRKAWLTLKGYISDTTRSEFEYEIPITHAEQMMQTMCPFKLEKHRYKIEYRGFMFEIDEYFGDNAPLVVAELELPGEGVPFEKPDWLGEEITSNGKFTNAYLSKHPYSQW
- a CDS encoding CopD family protein, translating into MYLWFKLLHVFFIISWFAGLFYLPRIYVNLAQVETGNRGEYLRLLGMARRLFKFMTPLGLGAVVTGFAIPFVTGWWGMGWVHTKVTLGVVLLGYHFYCYRLLLDFEDNRNRYSHKWFRVFNEIPVLIMIAALYLVVFKPF
- a CDS encoding YggS family pyridoxal phosphate-dependent enzyme encodes the protein MTRLQQNYRDVLAAIGRAEAAAHRKAGSVNLVAVSKTFPAGDIREAYAAGARDFGENYIQEWYGKTEELADLPDIVWHVIGDVQSNKTRFVAERAHWVHTVSRLKTARRLSEQRPSEMPPLQVCIEVNIAGEPGKHGVAPEEAVALASETAKLPRLQVRGFMCVAEADADADALRSQFGRMEQLLADLNAAGVQADVLSMGMSADMETAIACGATHVRVGSAIFGKRDYADK
- a CDS encoding type IV pilus twitching motility protein PilT, which encodes MQITDLLAFGVKNKASDLHLSSDLPPMIRVHGDVRRINLPEMGSDEVGNMITSVMNDYQRKVYQQNMEVDFSFELPNVARFRVNAFMTNRGPAAVFRTIPSTVLTLEDLKAPRIFQKIADNPRGLVLVTGPTGSGKSTTLAAMINYINDTQPAHILTIEDPIEFVHTSKKSLINQRELHQHTHSFANALKSALREDPDVILVGEMRDPETIGLALTAAETGHLVFGTLHTTGAAKTVDRIVDVFPAGEKEMVRSMLSESLRAVISQTLLKTRDGNGRVAAHEILVSTPAVRNLIRENKIAQINSALQTGQAHGMQTLDQALQNLVRQGAISPETARSKAQSSDLIL
- a CDS encoding PilT/PilU family type 4a pilus ATPase, with the protein product MSESNQLHNLLAEMVQAYSEKNQPPHIPTPAEIGAHLHPLLDRMCQEAEQRSASDIFISAGFPPALKVNGVMTPMPHKALNGKDTAEIIQSTMNDDQLEAFNRELELNYSVQSRSNTRYRVNAYHEQGRCGMVLRRINQRVPTVDELSLPQKLKDLALTPRGLLILAGPTGSGKSTSMAAMIDHRNQKVPGHIVTIEDPIEYLYQPRRCIITQREIGIDTADWKLAVQNAMRQAPDVVCIGEVRSEASMEHALQLAQTGHLCVFTLHANNAAQAIERILNFYPEDRQAQVLMDLALNLTAIIGQRLVLKKGRHQRTAVIDLLLNTPAMQDLIFKGELLEIRDLMTRSSVEGMQTFDQNLFDLYLKDQIEYDEALRQADSANDLRLRIQLHEEGDNPERLYDRISDLNLM
- a CDS encoding transposase, with protein sequence MLIPQLSANSVVVMENAPFHKGHVEVLLKEKGHSLLWLPPCNPDLNPIEKKWAWMKRHRRKHIIMSVDELFRSII
- a CDS encoding IS1595 family transposase, encoding MKITHCKLKKSLQRKLLEYFVLEVTARSAADILGIQPNTAILFYRKIRLVISHHLALEADQVFEGTIELDESYFGGKRKGKRGRGAAGKVVVFGILKRGGKVYTVVVNNARKESLFPVITRKITPDSVVYTDCLSSYDVLDVSGFHHHRINHSKKFADRHNHINGIENFWNQAKRVLRKYNGIDRKSFPLFLKECEFRFNFGTPKQQLKTLRLWCGV
- a CDS encoding MFS transporter, producing MSVYTRLLICQASAFANLSLKAVSMLEQSNKFYSLFFSVFFLFAGFGLFLNSAGVELSQMGVKNFAIGVLNAAFFVGAALSAMAAHRVVSGVGHIRGFSVFGAVFAIAALSHMMTDNLWVWGALRVLLGFCYYSLLMIVESWLAERSTSAGRAKVLAFYNVVYYISFTVGIGLLSFKLSSQDIFLLSAIMVMAAMLPVALTRLKAPELPPHQRISLPRLFAIAPLAIVGSFTAGLLMNGFFTMASVFLLKQGFDVRQISFYLMIAMGTGFAVQLPIARLSDRYGRRTAIFTCSTVSALGAAAGILLMVAGIDAIWVQYIVAVFFGIGLFTLYALSVARANDQLPNEMNTVEVSRSLLFSYGMGSLFAPIILGVVMDQAERYGFYGYFIVFATLLAVFASRQAVVPEDKRSMHVNMPASAGPVMAELDPRNDSGVLKPFNEEEAQAYAHELEREAQMDRQSAP